A genomic window from Sanguibacter antarcticus includes:
- a CDS encoding CPBP family glutamic-type intramembrane protease: MTTDQVTGRVAAKLLPAAGVSASAVLLFGLHLRPAGYVLLALSLAGGFLADRSLGRDLLLVGIGISIISTTSMAADVSWPRFVAIGTALTLAVLVPFLVDRFVFRREAIRFPWRTGRRWPTSEKVYVLVVPLLGWAILPFYFIRSGAYENWPELTETDQLFRFLVGVNGVGTWDELFFVCTCFALLLRHFPAWQANLLQAAIFVSFLWELGYRSWGPLLTIPFALLQGLIFVRTGSLTLVLVVHLLFDAIVFMAIVHANDPSLFAIFVY, encoded by the coding sequence ATGACGACTGACCAGGTCACCGGTCGTGTCGCAGCGAAGCTCTTGCCTGCTGCCGGCGTCTCCGCGTCGGCGGTCCTGCTCTTCGGGCTGCACCTGCGCCCGGCCGGCTACGTGCTCCTCGCCCTCAGCCTCGCCGGCGGGTTCCTCGCGGATCGCAGTCTCGGCCGCGACCTGCTCCTCGTCGGGATCGGGATCTCGATCATCAGCACCACGTCGATGGCCGCCGACGTGTCGTGGCCCCGGTTCGTCGCGATCGGCACCGCGCTGACCCTGGCGGTCCTCGTCCCGTTCCTCGTCGACCGGTTCGTGTTTCGCCGTGAGGCGATCAGGTTCCCGTGGCGCACCGGCCGGCGCTGGCCGACGAGCGAGAAGGTCTACGTCCTCGTGGTGCCGCTGCTGGGCTGGGCGATCCTGCCGTTCTACTTCATCCGCTCCGGCGCGTACGAGAACTGGCCCGAGCTCACGGAGACCGACCAGCTGTTCCGGTTCCTCGTCGGCGTCAACGGCGTGGGGACGTGGGACGAGCTGTTCTTCGTCTGCACGTGCTTCGCGCTGCTGCTCCGGCACTTCCCCGCCTGGCAGGCGAACCTCCTCCAGGCGGCGATCTTCGTCTCCTTCCTCTGGGAGCTCGGCTACCGCTCGTGGGGGCCGCTGCTGACGATCCCGTTCGCCCTGCTCCAGGGGCTCATCTTCGTCCGGACCGGGTCCCTCACCCTCGTCCTCGTGGTGCACCTGCTCTTCGACGCGATCGTCTTCATGGCGATCGTCCACGCGAACGACCCGTCGCTGTTCGCGATCTTCGTCTACTGA
- a CDS encoding nitrate/nitrite transporter produces MRTSEPVPAPSAASRLAPDLSNWDPEDPQTWDSKIAWRTLWVSTYSLTLAFATWYLVSAIAPRLTDIGYDLSKAQLYWLAAIPGLAGGLLRIVWMFLPPLLGTKRLVGWSSVLLILPMVGWAVVVHDPSTPYWLLLSLAAATGIGGGVFSGYMPSTSYFFPKRMAGTALGIQAGIGNFGVSLIQLLGPWIVGFGLLGTAALTPQSTQDGQIYLHNVGLILIPWAVLAAILAFALLRSVPITANFKQQLDIFDNKHTWILTTIYLMTFGAFSGLAAQTPLIINNVYGSASEFAGMDDLPRGLTYAFIGPLIGSAARVAFGPLCDRYGGARWTFLAGVGMAISTGAAVVFLTPENPDEFKGFLACLFLIFLFAGIGNAGTFKQMPMILPPRQAGGVIGWTSSVAAFGPFLVGMSLSVVAPAAFFTGVAVFCVFCAALTWYFYARPGAPNPS; encoded by the coding sequence ATGCGTACCAGCGAGCCCGTCCCCGCACCGTCCGCCGCGTCGCGCCTGGCGCCCGACCTCTCGAACTGGGACCCAGAAGATCCTCAGACCTGGGACTCGAAGATCGCGTGGCGCACCCTGTGGGTCTCGACCTACAGCCTCACGCTCGCGTTCGCCACGTGGTACCTCGTCTCAGCGATCGCGCCGCGGCTCACCGACATCGGCTACGACCTCTCCAAGGCCCAGCTCTACTGGCTCGCGGCCATCCCGGGGCTCGCGGGCGGCCTCCTGCGGATCGTCTGGATGTTCCTGCCGCCGCTCCTCGGCACCAAGCGCCTCGTCGGATGGTCCTCCGTCCTACTCATCCTGCCGATGGTCGGCTGGGCGGTCGTCGTCCACGATCCGTCCACCCCGTACTGGTTGCTCCTGTCCCTCGCCGCGGCGACCGGCATCGGCGGCGGTGTGTTCTCCGGCTACATGCCCTCGACGAGCTACTTCTTCCCCAAGCGGATGGCCGGGACGGCGCTCGGGATCCAGGCCGGGATCGGGAACTTCGGGGTCTCTCTCATCCAGCTCCTCGGACCGTGGATCGTCGGTTTCGGTCTCCTCGGGACGGCGGCGCTCACGCCCCAGAGCACGCAGGACGGGCAGATCTACCTGCACAACGTGGGCCTGATCCTCATCCCGTGGGCGGTGCTGGCCGCCATCCTCGCGTTCGCGCTCCTGCGCAGCGTGCCCATCACGGCGAACTTCAAGCAGCAGCTCGACATCTTCGACAACAAGCACACGTGGATCCTCACGACCATCTACCTCATGACGTTCGGGGCGTTCAGCGGCCTCGCCGCCCAGACACCCTTGATCATCAACAACGTCTACGGCAGCGCGAGCGAGTTCGCGGGCATGGACGACCTCCCGCGCGGGCTGACGTACGCGTTCATCGGACCGCTCATCGGGTCCGCTGCGCGCGTCGCGTTCGGGCCGCTCTGCGACAGGTACGGCGGTGCGCGATGGACGTTCCTCGCCGGGGTGGGCATGGCGATCAGCACCGGCGCGGCGGTCGTCTTCCTCACGCCGGAGAACCCCGACGAGTTCAAGGGCTTCCTCGCGTGCCTCTTCCTCATCTTCTTGTTCGCCGGGATCGGCAACGCCGGGACGTTCAAGCAGATGCCGATGATCCTCCCGCCGCGCCAGGCGGGCGGCGTCATCGGCTGGACCTCGTCGGTGGCGGCCTTCGGGCCGTTCCTCGTCGGGATGTCGCTCTCGGTCGTCGCACCGGCGGCGTTCTTCACCGGTGTCGCGGTCTTCTGTGTCTTCTGCGCCGCTCTCACGTGGTATTTCTACGCGCGCCCTGGCGCCCCGAACCCCAGCTGA
- a CDS encoding nitrate reductase subunit alpha, whose product MTTTEAGGRSAQDLLLSLGKHLRRGETSADLRQVYLEGGRAGDVFYRDRWSHDKVVRSTHGVNCTGSCSWKVYVKDGIITWETQQTDYPSVGPDSPEYEPRGCPRGAAFSWYTYSPTRVRFPYVRGVLAQMYRAAKARTGDPVLAWAEITGNPETAKAYKSARGKGGLVRTTWEEAAEIVAAAHVHTIKTYGPDRIAGFSPIPAMSMVSHGVGNRFITMLGGTMLSFYDWYADLPVASPQVFGDQTDVPESADWWNSTYCIMWGSNIPVTRTPDAHFMTEARYRGQKVVVVSPDYADNTKFADEWLAVHPGTDGALALAMGHVILREFLVERRTPRFESYLKTYSDSPYLVTLVPRGDSFAADKFVTAADLANAGLPGFRSANADFKPVLLDADGTVVVPNGSLGHRFSAEDEGRWNLDLEGVDPLLSLLDAADHDGRSVTVDLPRFDVQPAPGELAAHTGGAGTVRRGVPVREVGGRLVTTVFDLLLAQYGVGRPGLPGDWPTGYDDPTSPCTPAWQAEITGVPAPAAERIGREFAENAEKSGGRSMIIMGAGTNHWFHSDTIYRAFLALTTMTGCQGVNGGGWAHYVGQEKLRPQTGWAQYAFGLDWMRPPRQMIGTAYWYLATDQWRYDGLPADALATPLARGAFAGRTTADCLVESTKRGWMPSYPTFNRSSLQLADDAEAAGKDAAQYVVDSLTDGSLRYACEDPDAPENFPRVITIWRANILGSSGKGNEYFLKHLLGTESAVLAEEAGPERRPRDMVWREEAPEGKLDLLTTLDFRMTSTTLYSDVVLPAATWYEKYDLSSTDMHPFIHSFNPAITPPWQTRTDFDTFHTIAKKVSELSETHLGVRKDVVATPLLHDTPDAMATPHGAVGDVRDMPLIPGVTMPKITVVERDYPAIAEQLATLGPLTDTLGMVTKGVKYTPDQEISALARKNGLVTKGRYAGRTRLDKDTHVCEMILGFSGTTNGRLATQGFEQVEKHTGQKLADLSRESEGTRITFADVQARPVAVITSPEWSGSEHGGRRYTAFAINVERLKPWHTLTGRMHFFLDHDWMTDLGEQLPVFRPPLDMHRLFTDSPVPGDRSPSGFPASAGHAEVAVRYLTPHSKWSIHSEYQDNLFMLSLSRGGPNIWMSPQDAEKIGVRDNEWIESYNRNGVVVARAVVSHRMPEGTVFMHHATDKTIDVPLAETSGQRGGIHNSLTRVLLKPSHLIGGYAQLSFAFNYLGPTGNQRDEVTVIRRRNQEVQY is encoded by the coding sequence ATGACCACGACGGAGGCAGGAGGCAGGTCCGCTCAGGACCTGCTGCTCTCGCTCGGCAAGCACCTGCGGCGCGGGGAGACCTCAGCCGACCTGCGCCAGGTCTACCTCGAGGGAGGCCGTGCGGGTGACGTCTTCTACCGGGACCGGTGGTCTCACGACAAGGTGGTGCGCTCGACGCACGGCGTGAACTGCACCGGCTCGTGCTCGTGGAAGGTGTACGTCAAGGACGGCATCATCACGTGGGAGACGCAGCAGACGGACTATCCGTCCGTCGGCCCGGACTCCCCGGAGTACGAGCCGCGCGGGTGCCCCCGCGGGGCCGCGTTCAGCTGGTACACGTACTCCCCCACGCGGGTGCGCTTCCCCTACGTCCGGGGCGTCCTCGCCCAGATGTATCGGGCCGCGAAGGCGCGCACGGGCGACCCGGTCCTCGCGTGGGCCGAGATCACGGGCAACCCGGAGACTGCGAAAGCCTACAAGTCCGCGCGTGGCAAGGGCGGGCTCGTCCGCACGACGTGGGAGGAGGCCGCCGAGATCGTCGCCGCAGCCCACGTCCACACGATCAAGACGTACGGGCCAGACCGCATCGCCGGGTTCTCCCCGATCCCCGCGATGTCGATGGTGTCTCACGGGGTCGGGAACCGCTTCATCACGATGCTCGGCGGGACGATGCTCTCGTTCTACGACTGGTACGCAGACCTTCCGGTCGCGTCCCCGCAGGTCTTCGGCGACCAGACGGACGTCCCCGAGTCGGCGGACTGGTGGAACTCGACCTACTGCATCATGTGGGGCTCGAACATCCCGGTGACCCGGACCCCGGACGCCCACTTCATGACCGAGGCGCGCTACCGCGGCCAGAAGGTCGTCGTGGTCTCCCCCGACTACGCGGACAACACGAAGTTCGCCGACGAGTGGCTCGCTGTGCACCCCGGGACGGACGGGGCGCTGGCCCTCGCCATGGGGCACGTCATCCTCCGCGAGTTCCTCGTCGAACGCCGCACGCCGCGCTTCGAGTCCTACCTCAAGACGTACTCTGACTCCCCGTACCTCGTGACGCTCGTGCCGCGCGGCGACTCGTTCGCCGCTGACAAGTTCGTCACGGCAGCAGACCTGGCGAACGCTGGGCTGCCGGGCTTCCGGTCCGCCAACGCCGACTTCAAACCGGTGCTGCTCGACGCGGACGGCACCGTCGTCGTGCCGAACGGATCTCTCGGGCACCGGTTCTCCGCTGAGGACGAGGGGCGGTGGAACCTCGACCTCGAGGGGGTCGACCCGCTCTTGTCCCTCCTCGACGCCGCCGACCACGACGGCCGCTCCGTCACGGTGGACCTGCCGCGGTTCGACGTCCAGCCTGCTCCCGGCGAGCTCGCTGCGCACACCGGGGGCGCGGGGACCGTCCGGCGCGGCGTGCCCGTCCGCGAGGTCGGCGGTCGCCTCGTGACGACCGTCTTCGACCTCCTCCTCGCCCAGTACGGCGTGGGCCGCCCCGGCCTGCCCGGCGACTGGCCGACCGGATACGACGACCCGACGTCACCCTGCACGCCTGCGTGGCAGGCCGAGATCACCGGTGTGCCCGCCCCCGCTGCGGAGCGCATCGGACGCGAGTTCGCGGAGAACGCCGAGAAGTCCGGCGGCCGCTCGATGATCATCATGGGTGCCGGGACCAACCACTGGTTCCACTCCGACACGATCTACCGGGCGTTCCTCGCCCTGACGACGATGACCGGGTGCCAAGGAGTCAACGGCGGCGGCTGGGCGCACTACGTCGGGCAAGAGAAGCTGCGCCCGCAGACCGGCTGGGCTCAGTATGCGTTCGGTCTCGACTGGATGCGCCCGCCGCGCCAGATGATCGGGACCGCGTACTGGTACCTGGCCACCGACCAGTGGCGGTACGACGGCCTCCCCGCCGACGCCCTCGCGACCCCGCTGGCGCGTGGAGCGTTCGCCGGGCGCACCACCGCCGACTGCCTCGTCGAGTCGACGAAGCGTGGCTGGATGCCGAGCTACCCGACGTTCAACAGGTCCTCGCTCCAGCTCGCCGACGACGCGGAGGCTGCCGGCAAGGACGCCGCGCAGTACGTCGTGGACTCCCTCACCGACGGGAGCCTCAGGTACGCGTGCGAGGACCCAGACGCCCCAGAGAACTTCCCGCGCGTCATCACGATCTGGCGAGCCAACATCCTCGGGTCGTCAGGCAAGGGCAACGAGTACTTCCTCAAGCACCTGCTCGGCACCGAGTCGGCTGTCCTCGCCGAGGAGGCCGGCCCGGAGCGACGCCCACGGGACATGGTGTGGCGCGAGGAAGCCCCCGAGGGCAAGCTCGACCTGCTCACGACGCTCGACTTCCGCATGACGTCCACGACCCTGTACTCCGACGTCGTCCTGCCTGCAGCCACCTGGTACGAGAAGTACGACCTCTCGAGCACGGACATGCACCCGTTCATCCACTCGTTCAACCCCGCGATCACGCCGCCCTGGCAGACGCGCACAGACTTCGACACGTTCCACACGATCGCGAAGAAGGTCTCCGAGCTCTCGGAGACACACCTGGGGGTCCGCAAGGACGTCGTCGCGACGCCGCTCCTGCACGACACCCCGGACGCCATGGCGACGCCCCACGGCGCCGTCGGCGACGTCCGAGACATGCCCCTGATCCCTGGTGTGACGATGCCGAAGATCACGGTCGTCGAGCGCGACTACCCGGCGATCGCCGAACAGCTCGCCACGCTCGGGCCGCTCACCGACACGCTCGGCATGGTCACCAAAGGCGTGAAGTACACGCCCGACCAAGAGATCAGCGCCCTCGCCCGCAAGAACGGCCTCGTCACGAAGGGCCGCTATGCGGGGCGCACGAGGCTCGACAAGGACACGCACGTCTGCGAGATGATCCTCGGGTTCTCCGGCACGACGAACGGTCGCCTCGCGACCCAGGGATTCGAGCAGGTCGAGAAGCACACCGGCCAGAAGCTCGCCGACCTCTCCCGCGAGTCAGAAGGCACGCGGATCACGTTCGCCGACGTCCAGGCACGGCCCGTCGCGGTCATCACGTCGCCCGAGTGGTCGGGTTCCGAGCACGGCGGGCGCCGCTACACGGCCTTCGCCATCAACGTCGAACGCCTCAAGCCGTGGCACACGCTCACCGGTCGCATGCACTTCTTCCTCGACCACGACTGGATGACCGACCTCGGTGAACAGCTGCCGGTCTTCCGTCCGCCGCTCGACATGCACCGCCTCTTCACGGACTCTCCCGTCCCGGGCGACCGCAGCCCCAGCGGCTTCCCCGCGTCTGCGGGCCACGCCGAGGTCGCGGTCCGCTACCTCACCCCGCACTCCAAGTGGTCTATCCACTCGGAGTACCAGGACAACCTCTTCATGCTCTCGCTGTCCCGCGGCGGGCCCAACATCTGGATGAGCCCGCAGGACGCCGAGAAGATCGGGGTCCGAGACAACGAGTGGATCGAGTCGTACAACCGCAACGGCGTCGTCGTCGCCCGCGCGGTCGTCTCGCACCGCATGCCCGAGGGCACCGTGTTCATGCACCACGCGACCGACAAGACCATCGACGTGCCGCTCGCCGAGACGTCCGGTCAGCGGGGCGGGATCCACAACTCGCTCACCCGCGTGCTCCTCAAACCGAGCCACCTCATCGGCGGGTACGCCCAGCTGTCCTTCGCGTTCAACTACCTCGGCCCCACCGGCAACCAGCGCGACGAGGTCACTGTCATCCGGCGCCGCAACCAGGAGGTCCAGTACTGA
- the narH gene encoding nitrate reductase subunit beta, with product MKVMAQMSMVMNLDKCIGCHTCSVTCKQAWTNRTGVEYVWFNNVETRPGLGYPRRYEDQEEWKGGWTRTKRGKLTLRGGGRWSKLARIFSNPKLPSIEDYYEPWTYEYDMLLSAPAGQHVPVARPKSLLTGKDMKIEWSANWDDDLGGSTETMQDDPILQSMSEHVAASFEDTFMFYLPRICEHCLNPSCVASCPSGAMYKRAEDGIVLVDQDQCRGWRMCVSGCPYKKVYFNHKTGKAEKCTFCYPRIEVGQPTVCSETCVGRLRYIGLVLYDADKVSEAAAVEDEHELLASQRSVFLDPNDPEVVREAEKAGIPRDWVTAAQNSPIWALINRYEVALPLHPEYRTMPMVWYIPPLSPMVDVVTASGNDGEDARTLFAAISQMRIPLEYLAGLFTAGDTKPVERVLRRLAAMRTYMRDINLGDDPREEIASAVGMTGAEVQEMYRLLAIAKYEDRYVIPPAHTETARELEELGCSLDFDGGPGMGGGGPFGSSSGPVTPVAVENFHMLQARQTADSPHTPSGPSRVNLLNWDGRGHPDGLFPGDAAAHPGDGTHQHDGDAQAGDH from the coding sequence ATGAAGGTCATGGCGCAGATGTCGATGGTCATGAACCTCGACAAGTGCATCGGGTGCCACACGTGCTCGGTCACGTGCAAGCAGGCGTGGACCAACCGCACCGGTGTCGAGTACGTGTGGTTCAACAACGTCGAGACGCGGCCCGGTCTCGGGTATCCCCGCCGGTACGAGGACCAGGAGGAGTGGAAGGGAGGCTGGACCCGCACCAAGCGGGGAAAGCTCACGCTGCGCGGCGGCGGACGGTGGTCCAAGCTCGCCCGGATCTTCTCCAACCCCAAGCTCCCGTCCATCGAGGACTACTACGAGCCGTGGACGTACGAGTACGACATGCTGCTCTCGGCACCGGCCGGTCAGCACGTCCCTGTCGCACGGCCGAAGTCCCTGCTCACGGGCAAGGACATGAAGATCGAGTGGTCGGCCAACTGGGACGACGACCTCGGCGGCTCCACCGAGACGATGCAGGACGACCCGATCCTCCAGTCGATGAGCGAGCACGTCGCCGCGTCCTTCGAGGACACGTTCATGTTCTACCTGCCGCGCATCTGCGAGCACTGCCTCAACCCGTCGTGCGTCGCGTCCTGCCCGTCGGGCGCCATGTACAAGCGTGCCGAGGACGGCATCGTCCTCGTCGACCAGGACCAGTGCCGCGGGTGGCGCATGTGCGTCTCGGGCTGCCCCTACAAGAAGGTCTACTTCAACCACAAGACCGGCAAGGCCGAGAAGTGCACGTTCTGCTACCCCCGGATCGAGGTGGGCCAGCCCACCGTCTGCTCCGAGACGTGCGTGGGCCGGCTGCGCTACATCGGCCTCGTGCTCTACGACGCGGACAAGGTGAGCGAGGCGGCCGCCGTCGAGGACGAGCACGAGCTCCTCGCCTCCCAGCGCTCGGTCTTCCTCGACCCGAACGACCCGGAGGTGGTCCGCGAGGCAGAGAAGGCCGGGATCCCGCGCGACTGGGTCACCGCGGCGCAGAACTCACCCATCTGGGCACTCATCAACAGGTACGAGGTGGCGCTGCCCCTGCACCCCGAGTACCGCACGATGCCGATGGTCTGGTACATCCCGCCGCTCTCGCCGATGGTCGACGTCGTCACCGCGTCAGGCAACGACGGCGAGGACGCCCGCACCCTCTTCGCGGCCATCAGCCAGATGCGCATCCCGCTGGAGTACCTCGCCGGCCTCTTCACAGCGGGCGACACCAAGCCTGTCGAACGCGTCCTGCGACGCCTGGCCGCGATGCGCACCTACATGCGCGACATCAACCTCGGTGACGACCCGCGCGAGGAGATCGCGTCTGCCGTCGGCATGACCGGCGCCGAGGTGCAGGAGATGTACCGGCTGCTCGCGATCGCGAAGTACGAGGACCGGTACGTCATCCCGCCCGCCCACACGGAGACCGCACGCGAGCTGGAAGAGCTCGGGTGCTCCCTCGACTTCGACGGTGGCCCCGGCATGGGCGGCGGCGGGCCGTTCGGCTCGTCCTCCGGACCGGTGACGCCTGTCGCTGTCGAGAACTTCCACATGCTGCAGGCCCGCCAGACCGCCGACTCCCCGCACACGCCCTCCGGCCCGAGCCGCGTCAACCTCCTCAACTGGGACGGTCGGGGTCACCCCGACGGTCTCTTCCCCGGCGACGCGGCCGCTCATCCCGGCGACGGCACGCACCAGCACGACGGCGACGCCCAGGCAGGAGACCACTGA
- the narJ gene encoding nitrate reductase molybdenum cofactor assembly chaperone encodes MRSPVLTPLVPVRMSDPDRATAHMAASVLLGYPGPAEVASFPAVRAAVQSLPGAVRERFTDFLDAADAMAAADPESLAVHYVATFDLRRRCSMYLTYFVAGDTRNRGLALVSFVQAYQAAGWAVDSDELPDYLPVVLEFSARELAGDGAPVIAAGLLSTNRGGIEVLRSALTGFGSLYASLVEAVCLTLPPIDAETERRYLELVSSGPPSELVGLQSFGPLEPFVPVGAQTETRV; translated from the coding sequence ATGCGCTCTCCCGTGCTGACGCCTCTCGTCCCCGTCCGGATGTCCGACCCCGACCGTGCCACCGCCCACATGGCGGCGTCCGTGCTCCTCGGATACCCCGGCCCTGCGGAGGTCGCTTCCTTCCCCGCCGTGCGCGCCGCTGTCCAGTCCCTGCCCGGAGCCGTCCGCGAGCGCTTCACCGACTTCCTCGACGCGGCCGACGCGATGGCTGCCGCTGATCCCGAGTCGCTCGCGGTCCACTACGTCGCGACGTTCGACCTGCGGCGCAGGTGCTCGATGTATCTCACGTACTTCGTGGCTGGCGACACGCGCAACCGTGGTCTCGCCCTCGTGTCGTTCGTCCAGGCGTACCAGGCGGCGGGGTGGGCGGTGGACAGCGACGAGCTGCCCGACTATCTGCCGGTCGTGCTCGAGTTCTCGGCGCGCGAGCTCGCCGGGGACGGTGCGCCGGTCATCGCTGCGGGGCTCCTCTCGACGAACCGTGGCGGCATCGAGGTGCTGCGCTCCGCGCTGACGGGCTTCGGCAGCCTCTACGCGTCGCTCGTCGAGGCGGTGTGCCTGACGCTCCCGCCGATCGATGCGGAGACGGAGCGCCGGTACCTCGAGCTCGTGTCCTCAGGGCCACCGAGCGAGCTCGTGGGGCTGCAGTCGTTCGGACCGTTGGAACCGTTCGTGCCGGTCGGCGCGCAGACCGAGACGAGGGTGTGA